CCTGCGGGCAGGTGACGTAGCGGGCCTGGCCGGGCAGGGCGACGGCGTGCAGGCCGCGGATCGTGCCCCGCCTGGACAGGGAGCAGTTGACCTGCGCCACGGTCAGCTCGTGACCCACCTCCCGCTGGAAGGCCGGCTGGCTGAACATCTCGAGGAAGTGTCCTCTGTCGTCAGGGAAGATGCGCGGGGTCACCAGGAAGGCGCCCGCCACGTCCAAGCGGTTCAACTGCATTGCTGAGCCTTTCGGGGAACCTGGCTGACATTTCATGATCGACCTCGGCCGGAGCGCCGAACAACCCCCTACCGACCCTTAAAGCAAGGTCCCGCCCCTAAATGCAGATAATGGCATTGACCGGACCACCCGGCGGCCGGTAGATCCGGATGATGAGCAGAATCGTCTGGGTGGTAATGCTGCTTGCGAGTGCACTGCGTGGGATTCCCGAACCGCAATACCCGGTGCCCGGGCTGCGTGCGCCCGTGGAAATCATCGTGGACCGGTGGGGCGTTCCGCACATTTACGCGCAGAACGAGCCCGACCTTTTCCTGGCACAGGGTTTCAACGCCGCCAGGGACCGGCTGTTCCAGCTCGACCTGTGGCGGCGGCGCGGTCTCGGCATGCTGTCGGAGGTGTTCGGCCCCGCCTACGTCGAGCGCGACCGGGCCGCCCGCCTGCTGCTCTACCGGGGCGACATGGAACGCGAGTGGGCGAGCTACGGCCCCGCCGCCCGGCAGGCCGCGACCAGCTTCACCGCGGGCCTCAACGCCTACGTCGCCTGGCTGGAGCGCCACCCCGAGGCGCTGCCGCCCGAGTTCGCCCGCCTCGGCTACGCCCCCTCCCGCTGGCGGCCGGAGGACGTGGTGCGCGTCCGCAGCCACGGCCTGGCGATGAACGTGACCAGCGAGGTCCTGCGCGCCCAGGTCGTCTGCAAGGCGGGCATCCAGGCCGACCGGCTGCTGTGGCGGCTCGAACCCGCCCATCGGACCCGGGTGCCGCTCGGGCTCGACCCGTGCGCGATCCCCGCCGACGTGCTGCGCGTGTACCAGCTCGGCACCCAGGGCGTCCGGCTGGAGGGCTCCACGCTGGTGAGCGAGCCGCGGCCGCCCGGCGAGGGCAGCAACGCGTGGGCGGTGTCACCGCGGCGCACCGCGACGGGCCGGCCGGTGCTGGCCGCCGACCCGCACCGGTCGCTGACCGCGCCGTCGCTGCGTTACGTGGCGCACCTGTCGGCGCCCGGCCTGGACGTCATCGGCGCGGGCGAGCCGATGCAGCCGGGCGTCTCCCTGGGGCACAACGGCACGGCCGCGTTCGGCTTGACGATCTTCGGGATGGACCAGGAGGACCTGTACGTCTACCGGACCAAGGGCGACTCCTACCTCTACAAGGGCGCCTGGGAGCCGTTCCGGAAGGTCACCGAGCGGGTGCCGGTGCCCGGCGGCGGCCAGGACGTGGAGCTGGCCTTCACCAGGCACGGCCCGGTCATCGCCACCGACGAGGCGCGCGGCCTGGCCTACGCGCTGCGCACCGCCTGGCTCGAACCCGGCACCGCGCCGTACTTCGGCTCGCTGCGCTACCTGAAGGCGCGGAACTTCGGGGAGTTCGCCGAGGTCATGCGCTCCTGGGGCGGGCCGCCGGAGAACCAGGTGTACGCCGACGCGAACGGCCACGTGGGCTGGGTGCCCGGCGGCCTGGCGCCCCGGCGCACGGGGTACGACGGCCTGCTCCCCGTGCCGGGGGACGGCCGCTACGAGTGGGCCGGCTTCCGTGACGGCCAGGACCTGCCCCGCCTGCTCGACCCGCCCGAGGGCTTCGTCGCCTCGGCCAACGAGTACAACCTCCCGCCGGGCCAGCGCGTCGGCTACGAATGGGACCAGCCGTACCGCAGGCAGCGGATCGCCGAGGTGCTGGCGGCGGACCGGCGGGCTACCGTGGCCGGCTCGGCCCGGCTGCAGAACGACGTGCTGTCCACGCCCGCCCGCTCGCTCGTCGCCCTGATCAGGGACCTGACCCCGTCCGAGCCGGCGGCGGCGCGGGCGCTCGGCGTGCTCAGGGACTTCGACGGGGTGTGCGCGGTGGACTCGGGCCCCGCCGCGCTCTTCGAGGTGTGGCTCAGCAGGCACCTGGGGCCGGGGTTCCTGCGCGCGATGGGGCTGCCGCCGGAGGCGACCCGCTTCGACATGCGGATCCTCCTGGACGAACTGCGCCGCGGCGGCCACGAGGACCTGCTGACGCGCACCCTGGCCGCGGCCTACGACGACGTGGCCGCGCGGCTGGGCGCCGATCCCGCCGCCTGGCGGTGGGGCGACCTGCAGCGCACCGTGTTCGCCTCCCCCACCGGGGCGGATGTCGGGCCGTTCGCGCGGGGCGGCTCGTCGTACACCGTGAACGCCTCCGTCTATCACCCCGGTGACTTCCGGCAACTTCTCGGCGCCTCTTTCAGAATGGTGCTCGACGTGGGCGCCTGGGACAAATCCATCGCCATCAACGCGCCCGGTCAGTCCGGTGACGAGAGAAGCCCGCATTATCGCGACCTGGCCGCCTCCTGGCAGCGGGGCGAATATTTCCCGCTGCTTTACGGCAAGGCCGCGGTGGAGGCCGCCGCAGCCCAGCGGATAGCGCTGTCCCCGGCCTCGGGATAGGGGTGCGTAAGGGGTTGGTCCGGCTGCTTCCGCACAGTTAGCGTGCGTTTGTATTACCTCCGCTGCGACGAACGGATGACGGCGTTGACGGTCATTGCAGAAAATTCCCGGCTGGATGGCCGCGCACCCGCCGTCCGCCTCGCCCGGTTGTTCGACCGCGGCTCCGTGACCCTGATGGCCGAGAGCGACGCCTGCGGCGTCGCCACGGCGCGGGGCAGGGTGGGCGACCGGGACGTGATCGCCTTCTGCACCGATCCCGCCGTCATGGGCGGCGCCCTGGGCTGGCCGGGGTGCGAGAGGATCGTCACGGCCATCGACACGGCCGTCCGGGAGGACGTCCCGGTGATCGGGCTGTGGCACTCCGGCGGCGCGCGGCTGGCCGACGGGGTGGAGTCGATGGACGGCGTGGGCCGGGTGTTCGCCGCGATCACGCGGGCCTCCGGCCGGGTGCCGCAGATCTCCGTCATCCTCGGCCCGGCCGCCGGAGCCGCCGCGTACGGTCCCGCGCTCACCGACGTGGTGGTGATGACGCAGGCCGGGCGGATGTTCGTGACCGGTCCCGACGTGGTCCGCAAGGTCACCGGCGAGGACATCGACATGGAGGCGCTGGGCGGCCCCGCCACGCACGGCGACAAGTCCGGCGTCGCCCACGTGGTGACCCAGACCGAGGACGCGGCCTACGCCGCGGCCCGCCTGCTCGCCGGCCTGCTCGGCGGCCCGTCGCGGTTCGACCCGCGCACGGCGGGCGAGTGCGACGGGCTGCGCGCACTGCTGCCCGACAGCCCGCGCCGCGCCTACGACGTGCGGCCGCTGGTCCGGGGCGTCCTCGACGCCGGCCACCCGTTCGTGGAACTGCAGCCGCGGTGGGCGCCCAACATGGTGATCGGGCTCGGCCGGCTCACCGGTGGCGCGGTCGGGGTGGTGGCCAACAACCCGCTGCGCAAGGGCGGCTGTCTCGACTCGCTGAGCGCCGAGAAGGCATCCCGCTTCGTCAGGATGTGCGACGCGCTCGGCGTACCCCTGATCGTCCTGGTCGACGTGCCCGGATACCTGCCCGGTGTCAGGCAGGAGTGGGAGGGCGTGATCAGGCGCGGCGCGAAGCTGCTGCACGCCTTCGCCGAGGCCGTGGTGCCTCGGGTGACGCTCGTGACGCGCAAGGCGTACGGCGGCGCCTACATCGCCATGAACTCACGCTCGCTCGGCGCCACCCGCGTCCTCGCCTGGCCCGGCACCAGCATCGCGGTGATGAGCGCCGAGGCGGCGGCCGGTGTCCTGCACCGCAAGGAGCTCGCCCGGGCGCCGGAGGCCGAACGGGCGGCCCTCCAGCAGCGGCTGGCCGCCGACCTCGAACGTGAGGCGGGCGGTGTGGACAGGGCGCGAGCCCTGGGCGTCGTGGACGAGGTGATCGACTTCCCGGAGACCCGGCGCAAGCTCGCCGAGGCCCTGGCCACGGCCCTTCCCCGGCGGGGCCGGCACGCCAACATCCCGCTGTGATCCAAGGACGGAGCCCCATGGAGCCCCTGACCGAAGCCGTACTGGCGGGCGCCGGCCCGCAGGAACTGGCCGCCGCCCCGTTACCCGACGACTACCTCGCCGCCCACCTGCGGATCGAGGACGTCGACATGTTCGCCGGCATGGACGACAAGGACGTGCGCAAGTCGCTGCGCGTGGGCCGGGTCCCGATGCCGGAGCTGGCCCCGGACGAGGTGCTGGTGGCCGTGATGGCCAGCT
This Nonomuraea muscovyensis DNA region includes the following protein-coding sequences:
- a CDS encoding acyl-CoA carboxylase subunit beta — protein: MTALTVIAENSRLDGRAPAVRLARLFDRGSVTLMAESDACGVATARGRVGDRDVIAFCTDPAVMGGALGWPGCERIVTAIDTAVREDVPVIGLWHSGGARLADGVESMDGVGRVFAAITRASGRVPQISVILGPAAGAAAYGPALTDVVVMTQAGRMFVTGPDVVRKVTGEDIDMEALGGPATHGDKSGVAHVVTQTEDAAYAAARLLAGLLGGPSRFDPRTAGECDGLRALLPDSPRRAYDVRPLVRGVLDAGHPFVELQPRWAPNMVIGLGRLTGGAVGVVANNPLRKGGCLDSLSAEKASRFVRMCDALGVPLIVLVDVPGYLPGVRQEWEGVIRRGAKLLHAFAEAVVPRVTLVTRKAYGGAYIAMNSRSLGATRVLAWPGTSIAVMSAEAAAGVLHRKELARAPEAERAALQQRLAADLEREAGGVDRARALGVVDEVIDFPETRRKLAEALATALPRRGRHANIPL
- a CDS encoding penicillin acylase family protein, which encodes MEIIVDRWGVPHIYAQNEPDLFLAQGFNAARDRLFQLDLWRRRGLGMLSEVFGPAYVERDRAARLLLYRGDMEREWASYGPAARQAATSFTAGLNAYVAWLERHPEALPPEFARLGYAPSRWRPEDVVRVRSHGLAMNVTSEVLRAQVVCKAGIQADRLLWRLEPAHRTRVPLGLDPCAIPADVLRVYQLGTQGVRLEGSTLVSEPRPPGEGSNAWAVSPRRTATGRPVLAADPHRSLTAPSLRYVAHLSAPGLDVIGAGEPMQPGVSLGHNGTAAFGLTIFGMDQEDLYVYRTKGDSYLYKGAWEPFRKVTERVPVPGGGQDVELAFTRHGPVIATDEARGLAYALRTAWLEPGTAPYFGSLRYLKARNFGEFAEVMRSWGGPPENQVYADANGHVGWVPGGLAPRRTGYDGLLPVPGDGRYEWAGFRDGQDLPRLLDPPEGFVASANEYNLPPGQRVGYEWDQPYRRQRIAEVLAADRRATVAGSARLQNDVLSTPARSLVALIRDLTPSEPAAARALGVLRDFDGVCAVDSGPAALFEVWLSRHLGPGFLRAMGLPPEATRFDMRILLDELRRGGHEDLLTRTLAAAYDDVAARLGADPAAWRWGDLQRTVFASPTGADVGPFARGGSSYTVNASVYHPGDFRQLLGASFRMVLDVGAWDKSIAINAPGQSGDERSPHYRDLAASWQRGEYFPLLYGKAAVEAAAAQRIALSPASG